The DNA sequence AACCTCTTACGCCATTTATCCAAGGACCATTCTGATTATCGGTATTAAATTCAACAGAGTTTGTTCTCCATGGTTCATCAGCACCAAATCGCCTCCCACTATCAGGGGGCGGCAAAGCAAATTGGTGAGGGTATGGGTGCTGAGGATGTTGCTGAATGGGTGGGTTTGCATATGAATAATGAGTTGACCCAGTTTGAGGTGGCACAGCATGCAAGGGTCTTTGAGCATAAGGCCTACTTCCTTGTTGAAACAGTTGATTGGCTTGAGAAGCTTGAGGATTTAGATACAAATCACCATGCCCATAATCCGGCAGCCTTGAAGCATTAAATCCAGATGATTCTTGACAGCTGCCACCAGCTGAAGCAAAGTAAGATGATTGCTGCTTTGCTAAGTCACCCTTTGCAGAAGCATCATGAGGAAGCCCATGAAGATTATTTGCAGTCATTTGCACTGACTGATTCCCCTGCAATATAGAAGTGTGAGTCCAAAGGTGAACTCTAATAAAACAATGAGAAATGACAGCAACAAAATAAACAAGCTTACAGTAGGGGGAGCACAGTATTCAGGAGGAAGAGGTGGTTGATATGCCAAATGTGGTGAAGAATGGAATGACGATGGAAGTGACACGAGTGACTGAGATGCAAGTGAATGGTGAGGTGGCATTGGAGTTTGGGTTACCAATATAGGAGGAGGCCCCAAGGGAGGTGCTGGAGGAAGAGGTAACTGTGGCGGGAGAGATGGCTGagatggaggtggtggtggtggtggtggaggcggAGAGGGGGACAGCGGCGGGGGTGGAGGAagcggaggaggagaagatggcaatggaggaggtggaggaggagactCAAGTGGCAGTGGCGGCGAGCCCTCTGAAAGAGAGGTGAACTCAACAGAATTGCTGGGCTCAGGCTCCTGTGATTCCATTTCAACACCATGCTGGATCCAGAGTTTCTCTTCCCTAGGGGGCCCTGAAACATCCTCCATTTCAAGCTCACCATCCACATCCTCTAAGATGCAATGTCTCCTGTCATTTGGAGTAACTTCATATGTTCTTTGCTCTGCCGATCCAGGGGTGGACTCAACTGGTGACGCATCAATTGTTTCTTTACAAGGAATGCTAGGAAAATCTTCATGCTCTTCTtccacatcatcatcatcttcaaataTACGAGACGGTAGAAAACCAGGCAACTGAAATGTAGCATTGCtggcaaaagagagaaagtcaAATGATTTTCGATAATAAAAGGTGAAGGTTTGAAAACCAAAAGACCTATAAAAACACTGGCACAGTAGCTCACAAACTTCAGAAGTAAAACAGCATGTGTCAATAAATGTCTATATCAATATTCTACAAGCATTGCAATCAAGCTATGAGATCAGGCACTATACATGCGAAAGAAATAATATATTCGAATAGAGTTCAATTAGCAATCAAAGAGACAGAaatataattaccaaaaaaattaacagtAACAACTACTACCCTTAGAAAgtcaatccaaaagcttaagctgatagatgAAGGGAGACCACGTGAATATAGAGAGAATTTACGACATATTGTCAAAAtcagataatacttcaacaaCCTTTCTCACGTGCAAGCCAGATTACGAGCAACACGTGAAATTTTGACTACACatagtcacatagaattttgacCAAGCACATTCGTAAAAAGGATAACATTTGCTCTGATAACAAGTTAGGAAgcccaatccaaaagcttaagctaataggtgaagggagaccacatgaatacaAAGAGCATTTAGGACCTATTGTCAAGATATATGTGGGATAATACTTCAACAGCTACATATTCTAAGAGTCCAGCAGAGAGTATTGTCAAACATACAGACACCAATATCACCCAATGTTTTGATGAATTTCAGCAATCAAAAGAAActaagttttatgacttcccCGCGATCTTTAAGTTTTCATTCACACCTGAGTATTGCTCAATAGATCACATGTCTATCCATATGGTGAAGGATTCCTTCAATGCAGAAGATTCTAATTCAAACAAATGGTACCCCGCAATCTGATTTATTGGTTGGAATGCTGACCATAATCTTAATGAGCTTAGCATAGACTGATAGTATCCTCACATTACGGACAACGCTCTTTACTGTCGATGCAAGGCAACAGCAACTGGAGTCCAAGGGTAAGAATCTAAATACCGCAGGATTTGGCAGAGAAAGAGGATGAGTGTAAGAATACTATGATTCTTGCAGTCTACTGTCCACAACCCATGGCAGGTTAACAGCGGAAAGTAGTTAAGCTAGTGCCAAGAATAGACTGTAATCTAACCGCGtttaacttcttcttttttttacatAGATAATTCATTTAAGAGGCATCCAATCACATTCAACTTATAAAAACAACTTCAGCTTCAGGAGAATACAGACCATATGTCCTCCCCTTTTCCCAGGCTGAAATCATTTATGAATCTAAGAGGATGTTATGGCCAAATTATGATTGTTTCTCACTTAGAAGTTATATGAGATTCTGCTAACCGAAACTACAAAACTGGATAAAAAGTCAGCAAACCAAATAACTCATCATTGTCTAGAAATTAGTTATTGCTATAGGCATTAGCCAGGGTGAAGAGGCAGGAGGCAATTTCCATGCACCTTAACCAACATTGTATATCTATGCAAAACGAGAAGTTCAGAACAAGTGATAGTTTCCCCTTTTTCTGAATTCCTGACCACAGTCAGGAAGAATGAAACCCAATGAGGAGAAGTAAGATCTCTAATCTATATGTCTATTACCAACTTCCTCGAgactaaacaaaaaataattgaactGATGCTGCATGTCCAGGTCTTAAAGTATAATACAGATAAAACAACAAAAGATGAGTAAAGCAGGAATGCCGAACTTTGACATGAACAAGCCAATGCAGATGGGTGATATCAAGAATTATCCACAAGAACCTAAGCATGCAAATTGCTCATGCCAAACCATCAGATTTCTCACTGTTTTGCTTAGCCTAGCTAGCTTATCTTGAGAATCCATTCGGATCATGGTATCCAAAGAGAAAATAACCTAAATGAAGAAAGACGAGAAGGACGTCACAAACCTCCCATATTCATCTACCATCATGCCTTCCATTTCCCTAATGGGATCGTCCACAGCACGTTCAGCACGAGAAGGACGTTTGTGTGAGGATCCACTAGTTGTTTCATCATTCGAAACTCCAATGTCATCCATGTGCTGCCGCAGAATAGATTCAGGCAAAATTTTCCGCTCAAGCCACAAGCGTAAAACCTAATAAGGAGGAAAGATTAGCTTTAGAGAAAAAAACCAGAACTTTAAAGTAAACTCCTCCActgaaatttaacaaaaaaaagaaaccttgAGACATTGGCGGCGGTTTTCACGAGCAGTAGCTCCAGGTGGAGCAGCAGCTCCAAGAAGACGGGATAAAGCTGCTTGAACAGTGGGAATGTATGATGCTCCTGCAATACCTAAAGTTTGTACAAAACCATGGAATAAATACTCAATTGTCTTGCTGCTTCCGGAAATCCAGAgtcaataaatgaaaaatctggAGACCAATCTTTGAATTAATAACCTTGTTGTGGTCAGATTTTACTCTGACAAATGTATCAATTAGTGCTATagcttttttgccttttcttttctttctgtttggCTAGGAAAaatagatagaaataaaaacaaaaatcacaaactctTTGGTCTCCACATCCTTGGGGGGGAGAGGAATAGGTACGAAAACTAGCCGCTTTTGTCCGATAATCTCAAAAAATGTTTGTAACCATGCCTCTTACTCATTAGGAAGTCAAAAGCATTTCGAAGATATGCTATTTTGTGCTTTAAGAATTTAGGACCATTCTACCATCATTCAGCCAGACCAAAGAAACACCTTCCAAAGTTTAAGTTTTTAAGAAGCTTCTAATTCTAGTGATAAAAAAGGAGGTTCCTACTTTATTTCATGCCAAAACAGCTAAAGCAGAGGCCTGACAACCAACCCCCCCGccctcctttttctccaaaaCAACTCTTCTCTCCTAGCCTTCAAAAAAGGGAAcaatattccaaaaaaaaaaaaatggatttagCAACATTTGCATACTCACAGATAATTAACTCACCTTTCTGGTTATGTGAACACTGAGTAATAGAATCAACAAGGAAAAACAAGTCCACTCTTCTATGGAAACTAGGCTCACTTTCCAATTTCCGAATAAGAAGTTCCACAACCTGCAAGAAATGATCAAACAAACTCCAGTTTAAAATTCGTTCACAATTCAAATGCAAGGACTTCCATGCAAATCGCTGATACAGATATATATAACATCTCGTTGCCCTTCAATATAGGAGACTTAAAACACACACGAGTATCGCAAAGGCCAATATTATGCATGCCGAACAACCTATTGACATTAGACAATATAACAATAGAGGTTCCCTTATATacctagcttttttttttgggggtcagatTATGTACCTATATACCTAGCTTGACTACTAGACATTATAATGATAATATAGCATAACACCCGGAGGGTGGTAAACAAGGACCTCCAATACTTTCATCCATATTGGCCATATAAAAACTACTACTGGAGACCACCAGCATAATACTAATTATTTCTCACGGAAACATTTAGAAAAAGACTGGAACTCTTTCCTACaatccaaaactttttgaaacttttaagtTTGTACATGGAGAACACCCATGATAACAATTGAAGGCAGCCAAAAATTCATGATGAGTCAGGCAAATCGACCACTGTACTTCATATATGAAACTAATGACACCCATATGAAAACGCCGCTTGATCATATAAGCGTTGGAGAGTTACAGACTTCAATTGGAGTCAACTCTTGTGCAAAAGCAAAAGGACTTTCCTCTGTAATTCTTCTTAAACATGCTATATGAAGCACCCCATAGTCCTTAACAAAAAGGCCCTTTCTATCCCTGCCTTATCAAACAAACTAAGGAGTAAAATCCAAATGCTTGTCCAAAAATGTTCATACAAATCCTTTTGACTCGAAAGTGAGAAAGGAAAAGGCCAAGGATCTAGAAGTTCATATTCTAAGCATACAATGTGATATCAACACATGCCCTTAATTATGCATTTTACATCTTTCCACTAAAGCAAGAGTCTCAGGCCTCTGTCAAAACACAAAACCTgccccaaaaaaccaaaaattataATCACAAAAACACGCTCAACATAAAATCTCAGACTGCCTTCAAGTTGCGCAAAATACTCCACCCAGAGAACAACAGGTACCATTTAATAGACTATTTCTACCTTGATCTTGAATGCTAGGGGAGACCAAAATTATCCTGATCTAAATAACATtgactaataaaaaattatcagatCTTGGCGGCATGACAGAAAGGAGCAAATCAACATAACCAAACTAGAGCTATTGTCACCTCAACTTTCTGCTAAAAACTCAAAAGAGAATTAATAGTAGCTCCTAAAGCtcaaaaatgagatttttatgGTTCAGTTCAATGGAAGTCTATCAATGAAAATTCGAGTCGTCAACACCAAAGTTTTAGACATCTTAAATTTTGCTCAAAAAGATAAGTTCAGATTCAGAAATCATCATGGTGCCGATGCTTGACGACGAACACATAAATCCATTCAACTTGCTAAGTTGGGATGCCTCTGGGAATGGATTTATGGAGTCATTGTTGGGCACCAGCACCACGATGAATTCTGAATATCGATTTTTGTTTTAACGGTAAAGTTTTATCATTAAAAGGTACCAAGGGGATGCCAACCCATGTACAACAGAGCAAGTTTAACTTTATAAGCAAACGAGCATTAGTCAAAATTAATAGCCATTCTGAAAATTCTTCGGTATCTTACAATATTATCAAGTAAGCCACCAAAACACACGTTGCTTTCATAACACtagaaaaatgattacttttgagaaacatcATCACAAGAAGATGGAAGGAAAGCATATGCATGTTGTCAACATTTCCACATGAAAGCCATAACTTTGCACACGTGGTTTATAATTAGCAACTCATAAAGCTTGTTCCACCAAAAGACATACCTCATGGGCAATTCCATACTTGGCACAATCGATTGCAAGCCGAGTTGCACGTCCAATGCTTTCTTTAGTCCTCGATAAGGTCTCTATCATACCTTCAAAAGCATCACGTGCAACAGCTGCCTCAGTATCACCACTCAGTGAGCCTAAAGGATGCCTTTGCACAGAACTAACTCTTCTATCTTCTGTATCTTCAGTATCAATTTGATTCTGTGATCCATGAAGAGGAACACGGGTAGATGGAGAAGTCAAGCTCTTGTGATGATTCAATCCCCGTAGTTCTGATGGCATCAAGTTGCTGGAGGCGGACATAAAATGCTGAACAGCAGAGGGACTGGGGCTTGGTCCTTGTGCATCAGGGtgagcaaaaatagaaaaactagAGTTGGCAAAAGAGACATTTTGTGAATGAGCTTGTCTTCGTTTTGCCTGAGCAGCAGCAATAAGATGCTTCATAGACGTAGCAGACTCAGCAGTCCTGACATCGCTAAGCAAAGTAGAGTCATCAAATAATACGACCTTTAGTTATCCCTACAAGTAATGCAAAGCAGAGTCATCAATAAATTCTTACCTTTCATCTTGCAGACCATTCCACTCAGTGCCGCCATCTGCCAGAGAGAATGAGTCACCTGTCCTTGTGTTTGTTCTGGGAGTACTCTTCAACCTTTCTGCAGAAGAAGCTGCCCTATTTCTGTGAGATGTAGCATGATTTTGGGAACTTCTTGACAAATCCGAGCTCCGCACTGAACTCGTATCTGGACCAAATGAAGCTTGTCTCTGTGTTCCATTATTAGCTAGCTTAAACACATGTTTATTAGGTTTCTGCTGCTCTAGCAATGGTTTGGTAACTGGAAGAATATGGGGAGACTTCTTGGGAGAAATTAAGTTTGCTTCAACATTCTGAGGTGATGTCTGCTCAAATTCTGATTTCGTTGGACTACTAGAGACATGAGCAGATATTTCCGGCTTATATCTCTTCTCAGACACATTTGGCTTATAAGGTGATAAAATCTTCTCATATACCTCCAATGTTTTCTTTGGTTTGCCATCTTCAACTCCAGCTACATTTTTAGCATTTTCCTGTGCCATAGTCGAGCCCCTATGGCGTGCCTCGCGAGCCTTAGTATTACCAAGAATCTTCGATGTAGTCATAACATTCTTGAAAGATCCACCATGGACTGGAGTTTTGGGCTTTTCACCATCCTCTTCTTCATAAAGGCAAACAGCTCTTCGTTTCTTTTGTGCCTTACCAACTGAATTCTCGATGCTTCTCGAAGGcacattattttttatgatagaGCGatgcttttcctctttttcatcAATGCTTGAATTAGCAGAATCAGACATAGCTTCCAATGCCCTACGACGCCGCTTTGTCAGGGGTAGGACAGTTTCATCGCCAGAGCTGCCAGATCGTACAACGCCTACTTCCCCTTTCGAGATTAAGTCGCCTTCTCTCGCATGCAGTACAAACTTTTTATCCTCAAACTGTTTAATTGCTTTTTCACCATAAACATTAGGACTTGAAGAAGTTTTGTCCATGCTTTTTCTGAAATGTACCTTGGCATCCAACCCTGTCTCTTCATGCTTCAAATCTTTGTGAGGATGCAGAGCACCATTAAGCCCTGAAATAGGTTTTCCAAGTGCAAGCACAATCTGCTTATCCCCCAATAGCACattctcatcctcatcctcGGAGTTTGTCTCGACATCTGCTTCGCCATCTGCTTCCTCAATATTCttgtccatttttttaatttttttggcctTCCTCAGAACAGGCGCACTCAAGTCTAGTTTTCCAGCATCCAAGGAAAATCCTTCTCTAATGCCACTAGAGATCACTTTTCCTTTGGTTTGACCTTTAAGTTGCTCAAGATGACTTGCACCACCAGAGTATCCAGATTCCTTCGTTGATATCACAGGAGTGTGATTAATTTTGCGTTCTTCACTTGCTTTCTTCAATATGTTTGCTGTCCCGCTAGCCCATTCTCCTTTCTGCCCATTTGCCAATGCTCTACATCCACCACCTAGCTGCTTTGTGCAACTAACAGAATCTTGATTAGTGGAGAGAGAATGTTCATCTATATTCAACTTTAACTTCTCCTTTGACTGCAGGCTatcctttactttttctttcttcctacgGAAAACCCTAGGAGATGAGTCACCATCATCATGGGATGAAGTAGTAGGCTTAACATCATGATGATCACCTTCATGTTGCTCAGGATGACAGGTCCCCAACTTTAAGCTCACACCAAAGCTGTCCCTCTTGCTTGCTTCTTCAATGCTACCATGTGTATCAGAGCCAATGCTCGCATCAACCTctgccgcttcctgctctaagTCATCATTAGCAGCAACCTCAAACCCCTGGTCAGATGCATCAGTGTCGCCTCTCATACTAGTTGACTGTTCTCTCTGCGACTCGTCAAAAGCAGCACATATTTCCTTAACAGCTTGGGCAAAGTACTTGGCTGTTTTACCTTGACATCGAGCCGCCAACTTAGTCTTTGTCTCACTAGTGAATATTTGAATATCCACAGGAGCAACAAAAGCTCTGTGACACCAATAAATGAAAAGATGACCAAATTAGAAAATGGTATGTGAAGCTATACAACAAGTCTAGGGTAATTTATTAGATTAAAAATGAATTATGAAACATTGGAAAGAATTAACACTTAGGTAAACTTCACCTGTACGACTTTTATTTTGCAAACCATAAAAGTCTAATACAGGTATTTTAAGAGCAATTTACCTTGATAAAAAGATATACTGAAAAACCGCAATGCCACGTAAAACAACAAgatgcaaaataaataaataaataaaaagcagTTTAGGGAAGTGGGGTTTTATTTTGTTGGGTGACCCAAATGCAACTCCCAAAGCCTGCTTTTCCAGCCAACATGACATAAAATCACAATTGTTCCACTAGATTCCAACTAAAATGGCAAACGCAATGTGAGCACGGGAACTAAAATAGTGATAGACAAACTTACGAAGACAAGTGCTTTCATATAAACTTCAGTAGGACCACAATGACAGGATAATTACTACTACAAAGCATGACACATTTGTTATAGATACCTCTCAGTTTCAGTCCTATTATGCCCAAACCACTAGGATTCAAAGAAGTAACCACCTCGTGAGAGCGTTTTCACAGGGTATTTGCCTATCCATTGATCCTGTAAGTGTGTCCACACCGCAAAAAAATCGGACTAACAATTACAAATCTTCATTGCAAACATAGGAGTGAGTCACACATGCTAAAACATGAAGCCAAGGTGGGCTTCCCAAATTCCAACGATTCGCATTTATGCAAAAGACCTCCTAAAGATTTTCCCAAAaggcaaaaaacaaaagcaaatggCAAAGCGATCAAAGAGACttggtgaaaaaagaaaaacaactcgAGAGAAAGAAGCAACAATTTAAGCAGGTAAAAGGAAGATCGACAAGAAAAAGGGGAAGTCACCTCAAAAAGAGTGAGAGAAATCTTACCACAGATCCCTACAAAGTTAACATTGATATGACATAATATTTCCAAAGACTAAGAATTTTACTACTTGCAGTTTTTAAACATCAAATCCAGTGTGTTGCTAGATATGATCATCACTAATACAAGTGACTGCAAGTGTAACAGCCTAGCAGGCTCAATCTGTAACCTTTACTTTACACATCCTATCACCTTTATACAGTATTCCATCAAAAACAGACTGTAGCCTATAGAGGAATCGCATGGAAAAGGAGACAGCTCTTCATTTGAATCTAAAGTGTAAAGACGTATTATGACTCGCACATTGATCAAATGGGTGACTTCACTCCTCAAGTCGAAAGCTCATAACAATGACTAAGGGCTGGAGTACAACCTGCTTTTTCTACGGTACATCAAAAGATACTTCTCCTATGGAACAACAGAGACAtactctaaaaagaaaaaatcaaaagcatgGCATAAGGCAAAATGCTAGAAGGAAGAGATTCTAATCAACAAATTGTCCTCTCATTCTTCTGTCTGTGCTACTGTCTGCTTCCTTAGAGAAGAGGGGCATGAGGGACCAGGAGTAGATGAGCTGGGCCAGTCTATAAATCGAAATAACCTTTAGGAttacccaaaaacaaaagagagagagctgCTCATGAACACAATACGTAGTTACTGCATGAAAGGAAGGAAAGTATACATAAAACTCAACTAAATCCATTAAGCTAACTACTCAAACATAAATAAACAAGTAGTACAAGCAGCTCCTAGAGCTCACATTTCTTGTGTTCCGAAAAAATGCACAAAGTGCTTTTTCGGGTCTGGAGTCTGTTGCCAATCCTCTGGCTTGCTAATCTGAAGAAACAAAAGCAATTATTATTCACAGAGCAACCGCCATACAAAAGATGCACACGACATCCGACTGAGATGATCAATATAATCAAAGTATCAATACAGTATAAGACTTCAAACAGAAACCATGAAGACCAAAAGCGACATAGGATCTAACTGAATAGCCCAGAGACAAACCTACATCACCAGTGAGACACGAGGTAAAGCACGAAAAACAGTGCTTGAATATGCCAATTCATTTTTGAAAACCCAAAAAGCAAAATTAAACCTCGTTCGCCTCCATTTCCAACTAAACCAACTAACCCCATCCAGAAAGTTTCACTTTCGAAGTGCCGGGCAGAAACAGTACATAATGCGAGCAAGTAAAACATCCAAAAAGACCAGCCTCCCCAATCATAACGGCCGACCACCTATTCACTTCACAACAAAAGCAGAATTAAATCAAAACTAAACCATTTTCCAACCACGAgaaagccaaaacaaaaaacaaaaacttgcGCTTGAACACCCAAACAGAAcgaaaaaacatgaaatcaaAGGACTACCAAGCAAAAAGCGAGATAAAAAGCGCTAACCTTGGCGGGCCAAGCAGGGTGGCCCTTAACTTTGGCAAGAACGAGATCGCCCAAACTCAACTGACGCTTACTCTTGTCCTTGTTCGCTCCCCTCTTGCGTCCTCCAGCCATAGGCCGCTCGATTGGCCAGCCAAAAACCACAGAATCGGAAACCCTAAAGCCTCTCAATCGAATTCCGAGCCGATTCAACGCCGCGAACAGAAacgaaagagagggagagggaagcCTCGTACGGTTCGCCGGAGACACCGCCGGCAGGTGGATTCCGGCGAGTGGAGGGGGCCTAGGTCATGGGCAGAGGAGGCGGGGGACGGGGGCGTCGCCGCATTCGCAATCGAAGCGAGGAACGGTAGGGGAAGAGTGTGACAGAGAGATTGAGgcggttagagagagagaagggggagagagaggagagaagattTTCTGTGTATTGTGTAAAGACAGAGAAGAGTTTTGGCAAATCGGCAAAGGCAAGTGTGAACTTGTGCAGGATTTGGTTTTGTTGTGTTTTCtcccttttgttctttttttttttttacctcagcTTAACAAGTTTTACTGCAACGGTGAAATGTCATTGGTGCGAGGCCGAGCTCACATTACATAAATATATACATATGATGAATTGGGCCAATAATCATTGCAGTAATAGTGACAAGTAATGTAATAAGTCaattaaaaagaattttttttttttggacaatgcaTGTCCATGTAAATATTTAGAGTCACTTCATCCCCGTCAATGTTTCTGAAAACAAAAATACCCGTATAAATAGCATGTCCGAATTCGGCATGAAATAAATCGGCAGGTTGCTAAATTTAGGGATAGGGCTCGCCGCCGGCAAGCAAAGAGCGGTGTTTGCTTAAATGCGCGAGCAAAGATTCGCAGCAATATCTTCGATAATGATCGGAATCCTATTCCATTAGTGATGATCTTTTCCAATTCCAGTACTTCATTAAATTGAATCGGACAAACCTTACGAACGTTATGAGAATTTAAACGTAACGACTACGGGCTCGCTCAATCTATGATTTTTTCGATCATTGGTCCGCTTAGTTATTTCACGCCCTAGTTTGTCATTTTCATTGAATAATTAATTGC is a window from the Rhodamnia argentea isolate NSW1041297 chromosome 8, ASM2092103v1, whole genome shotgun sequence genome containing:
- the LOC115738220 gene encoding ENHANCER OF AG-4 protein 2 isoform X2, with the protein product MAGGRKRGANKDKSKRQLSLGDLVLAKVKGHPAWPAKISKPEDWQQTPDPKKHFVHFFGTQEIAFVAPVDIQIFTSETKTKLAARCQGKTAKYFAQAVKEICAAFDESQREQSTSMRGDTDASDQGFEVAANDDLEQEAAEVDASIGSDTHGSIEEASKRDSFGVSLKLGTCHPEQHEGDHHDVKPTTSSHDDGDSSPRVFRRKKEKVKDSLQSKEKLKLNIDEHSLSTNQDSVSCTKQLGGGCRALANGQKGEWASGTANILKKASEERKINHTPVISTKESGYSGGASHLEQLKGQTKGKVISSGIREGFSLDAGKLDLSAPVLRKAKKIKKMDKNIEEADGEADVETNSEDEDENVLLGDKQIVLALGKPISGLNGALHPHKDLKHEETGLDAKVHFRKSMDKTSSSPNVYGEKAIKQFEDKKFVLHAREGDLISKGEVGVVRSGSSGDETVLPLTKRRRRALEAMSDSANSSIDEKEEKHRSIIKNNVPSRSIENSVGKAQKKRRAVCLYEEEDGEKPKTPVHGGSFKNVMTTSKILGNTKAREARHRGSTMAQENAKNVAGVEDGKPKKTLEVYEKILSPYKPNVSEKRYKPEISAHVSSSPTKSEFEQTSPQNVEANLISPKKSPHILPVTKPLLEQQKPNKHVFKLANNGTQRQASFGPDTSSVRSSDLSRSSQNHATSHRNRAASSAERLKSTPRTNTRTGDSFSLADGGTEWNGLQDERTAESATSMKHLIAAAQAKRRQAHSQNVSFANSSFSIFAHPDAQGPSPSPSAVQHFMSASSNLMPSELRGLNHHKSLTSPSTRVPLHGSQNQIDTEDTEDRRVSSVQRHPLGSLSGDTEAAVARDAFEGMIETLSRTKESIGRATRLAIDCAKYGIAHEVVELLIRKLESEPSFHRRVDLFFLVDSITQCSHNQKGIAGASYIPTVQAALSRLLGAAAPPGATARENRRQCLKVLRLWLERKILPESILRQHMDDIGVSNDETTSGSSHKRPSRAERAVDDPIREMEGMMVDEYGSNATFQLPGFLPSRIFEDDDDVEEEHEDFPSIPCKETIDASPVESTPGSAEQRTYEVTPNDRRHCILEDVDGELEMEDVSGPPREEKLWIQHGVEMESQEPEPSNSVEFTSLSEGSPPLPLESPPPPPPLPSSPPPLPPPPPLSPSPPPPPPPPPPSQPSLPPQLPLPPAPPLGPPPILVTQTPMPPHHSLASQSLVSLPSSFHSSPHLAYQPPLPPEYCAPPTGNQSVQMTANNLHGLPHDASAKGDLAKQQSSYFASAGGSCQESSGFNASRLPDYGHGDLYLNPQASQANQLFQQGSRPYAQRPLHAVPPQTGSTHYSYANPPIQQHPQHPYPHQFALPPPDSGRRFGADEPWRTNSVEFNTDNQNGPWINGVRGSSGSGGVYPQEGYFRPHFERPPMNNVGFQLSSTNNHLAAPPAPGPGPNMIPSRPNVSALNMWRPA
- the LOC115738220 gene encoding ENHANCER OF AG-4 protein 2 isoform X3, translated to MRGDTDASDQGFEVAANDDLEQEAAEVDASIGSDTHGSIEEASKRDSFGVSLKLGTCHPEQHEGDHHDVKPTTSSHDDGDSSPRVFRRKKEKVKDSLQSKEKLKLNIDEHSLSTNQDSVSCTKQLGGGCRALANGQKGEWASGTANILKKASEERKINHTPVISTKESGYSGGASHLEQLKGQTKGKVISSGIREGFSLDAGKLDLSAPVLRKAKKIKKMDKNIEEADGEADVETNSEDEDENVLLGDKQIVLALGKPISGLNGALHPHKDLKHEETGLDAKVHFRKSMDKTSSSPNVYGEKAIKQFEDKKFVLHAREGDLISKGEVGVVRSGSSGDETVLPLTKRRRRALEAMSDSANSSIDEKEEKHRSIIKNNVPSRSIENSVGKAQKKRRAVCLYEEEDGEKPKTPVHGGSFKNVMTTSKILGNTKAREARHRGSTMAQENAKNVAGVEDGKPKKTLEVYEKILSPYKPNVSEKRYKPEISAHVSSSPTKSEFEQTSPQNVEANLISPKKSPHILPVTKPLLEQQKPNKHVFKLANNGTQRQASFGPDTSSVRSSDLSRSSQNHATSHRNRAASSAERLKSTPRTNTRTGDSFSLADGGTEWNGLQDESDVRTAESATSMKHLIAAAQAKRRQAHSQNVSFANSSFSIFAHPDAQGPSPSPSAVQHFMSASSNLMPSELRGLNHHKSLTSPSTRVPLHGSQNQIDTEDTEDRRVSSVQRHPLGSLSGDTEAAVARDAFEGMIETLSRTKESIGRATRLAIDCAKYGIAHEVVELLIRKLESEPSFHRRVDLFFLVDSITQCSHNQKGIAGASYIPTVQAALSRLLGAAAPPGATARENRRQCLKVLRLWLERKILPESILRQHMDDIGVSNDETTSGSSHKRPSRAERAVDDPIREMEGMMVDEYGSNATFQLPGFLPSRIFEDDDDVEEEHEDFPSIPCKETIDASPVESTPGSAEQRTYEVTPNDRRHCILEDVDGELEMEDVSGPPREEKLWIQHGVEMESQEPEPSNSVEFTSLSEGSPPLPLESPPPPPPLPSSPPPLPPPPPLSPSPPPPPPPPPPSQPSLPPQLPLPPAPPLGPPPILVTQTPMPPHHSLASQSLVSLPSSFHSSPHLAYQPPLPPEYCAPPTGNQSVQMTANNLHGLPHDASAKGDLAKQQSSYFASAGGSCQESSGFNASRLPDYGHGDLYLNPQASQANQLFQQGSRPYAQRPLHAVPPQTGSTHYSYANPPIQQHPQHPYPHQFALPPPDSGRRFGADEPWRTNSVEFNTDNQNGPWINGVRGSSGSGGVYPQEGYFRPHFERPPMNNVGFQLSSTNNHLAAPPAPGPGPNMIPSRPNVSALNMWRPA